In a genomic window of Fimbriimonadia bacterium:
- a CDS encoding OFA family MFS transporter: protein MNVATLERNRWLVVIGALLIQLALGAIYAWSVFTPALTKEGGDFGFTATQTQWIFSLGLATFAVFTIIGGRLQAKLGPRPIAALGGLCLGLGYVLAGLIGQTFMAQLLLIGLLGGMGIGFAYVCPIAVGIKWYPDKKGLITGLAVAGFGFGATLWVLLAGDWGHLLETMGVLKVFLVYGIAFFVLVQLGSLVMVNPRPDWTPAGWTPAQASAAANAREFTSTAMLKTGQFYGLWLSYVAGALAGLMVIGIIKLFGADALQAKGSMTAEQAAAAATLAAGVFLPLGNGIGRLVWGGISDRIGRKNSLVLAAIIQAVVMFAFFFVGGVPVLLFIATAIVGFNFGGNLALFPVMTADFFGPKSVGQNYGWMFTAYGVGGIVGPIMAGMFKDAGKAAAEAGGVQAAANAWLPAFLISGALCVLAAVILFALRPPKVQEEVLQKAA, encoded by the coding sequence ATGAACGTCGCCACCCTCGAACGAAATCGTTGGCTCGTCGTCATCGGCGCGCTGCTCATACAGCTCGCCCTCGGCGCCATCTATGCCTGGTCGGTTTTCACGCCTGCCCTCACCAAGGAGGGAGGTGATTTCGGCTTTACGGCAACGCAGACGCAGTGGATCTTCTCACTCGGCCTGGCCACCTTCGCCGTGTTCACCATCATCGGCGGCCGCCTCCAGGCCAAGCTCGGGCCGCGGCCCATCGCGGCGCTGGGGGGCTTGTGCCTCGGGCTGGGCTACGTGCTGGCTGGGCTGATCGGACAGACCTTCATGGCTCAACTCCTGCTTATTGGGTTGTTGGGCGGAATGGGCATCGGTTTCGCTTACGTCTGCCCCATCGCCGTCGGAATCAAGTGGTATCCGGACAAGAAGGGCCTCATCACGGGCCTCGCGGTTGCCGGGTTCGGTTTCGGCGCCACGTTGTGGGTGCTGCTCGCGGGCGACTGGGGACACCTGCTGGAGACGATGGGTGTGCTGAAGGTGTTCCTCGTCTATGGTATCGCCTTTTTCGTACTAGTGCAGCTCGGCTCATTAGTCATGGTCAACCCGAGGCCGGATTGGACACCTGCAGGTTGGACCCCGGCCCAAGCCAGCGCTGCAGCCAACGCGCGCGAGTTCACCTCTACCGCCATGCTCAAGACCGGTCAGTTCTATGGGCTGTGGCTTAGTTACGTGGCTGGCGCGCTCGCGGGCCTGATGGTGATTGGCATTATCAAGCTGTTCGGGGCGGACGCCCTTCAGGCCAAAGGCAGTATGACGGCCGAGCAGGCCGCGGCAGCGGCGACGCTCGCTGCCGGGGTATTCCTTCCGCTAGGCAATGGGATCGGCCGACTGGTTTGGGGGGGCATATCGGATCGGATTGGTCGCAAGAACTCGCTGGTTCTGGCCGCCATCATTCAAGCAGTCGTTATGTTCGCGTTCTTCTTCGTGGGTGGAGTGCCGGTACTGTTGTTCATCGCCACCGCCATTGTAGGCTTCAACTTCGGAGGCAACTTGGCGCTGTTCCCGGTGATGACCGCGGACTTCTTCGGGCCCAAGAGCGTCGGGCAAAACTACGGTTGGATGTTCACCGCCTACGGCGTGGGTGGCATCGTCGGCCCCATCATGGCGGGCATGTTCAAGGATGCGGGCAAGGCCGCGGCGGAGGCGGGCGGTGTCCAAGCCGCTGCGAATGCCTGGCTCCCTGCCTTCCTGATCTCAGGGGCTCTGTGCGTTCTCGCTGCGGTGATTCTGTTCGCGCTAAGGCCGCCGAAGGTGCAGGAAGAAGTGCTGCAGAAGGCGGCGTAA
- a CDS encoding glycoside hydrolase family 127 protein — protein MLPSLLIAGLALAAGALASAADKEVVPMNLHEFDLKDVRLLDGPCKSAVETNRKYILSLNPDSLLFNFRTTAGLPAPGRPYAGWEAPEIEVRGHFVGHYLSACAMLYAALGDEQCKQRGDFMVTEMAKCQAAHGNGYLSAFPESFWDRLEGLERPPWAPFYVIHKIMAGMYDMYRLCGNTQALEVLKGMAGYFERRSDRISDAHWDRILNVEYGGMSEVLHDLYSVTKDPKHLKLAHRFDKAAFLGPLALEHDNLSGLHGNTHIPIVIGAARHYELTGDERYRTAATYFWKQVAEARSYATGGSTEGEAWPEPYKLAGTFAHHNHETCKTYNMLRLTRYLYRWTAEPKYAEFYERAFFNGILGTQQPGTGQLMYYVPMATGYRRLFGTADSAFWCCYGTGVENWAKTAEGIYYYDNDGITVSLFIPSVVEWRQKGVRLEQHTVFPDEPSTKLTIHCERPTEFTVRIRVPLWCTHGYVVKVNGDSVGADAISEGYANLRRVWSDGDTIEAVMPMTLRTMPLPDDANMVAVLYGPIVLAGVLKETLPEKPSQNSGNMHGFAPPVSFDGYFLADPTKPSEWLRPAQGAPLEYETVGQEHSIRFRPFYKVVEEPYGIYWRVVQKGSPQYQEILDREAESKALDARVVDEVLIGNDESERAHGLQGERTASGTYHGKVWRHTDSWFSYSLQTKGRTDLVLLCTYWGGEGGNRRFDILVEDKVIASPSLGRQAPGKFYDVEYPIPPELLQGRDKVTIKFQAKPDNTAGGIFRCALLRPKD, from the coding sequence ATGCTCCCCTCGCTTCTGATTGCTGGCCTCGCACTGGCCGCGGGGGCGCTCGCCAGCGCCGCCGACAAGGAGGTCGTTCCCATGAATCTCCACGAATTCGATCTGAAAGACGTCCGTCTGCTGGACGGTCCGTGCAAATCCGCGGTCGAGACGAACCGCAAGTACATCCTCTCCCTCAACCCCGATAGCCTACTATTCAACTTCCGTACCACGGCGGGCCTGCCTGCGCCGGGCAGACCGTATGCCGGATGGGAGGCTCCGGAGATCGAGGTACGAGGACACTTCGTCGGCCACTACCTGTCAGCCTGCGCTATGCTCTACGCCGCGCTGGGCGATGAGCAGTGCAAGCAGCGCGGAGACTTCATGGTGACCGAGATGGCGAAGTGCCAAGCGGCTCATGGCAACGGCTACCTGTCTGCGTTTCCCGAGAGCTTCTGGGATCGTCTCGAAGGATTGGAGAGGCCGCCTTGGGCGCCCTTCTACGTGATCCACAAGATCATGGCAGGCATGTACGACATGTATCGGCTGTGCGGCAACACGCAAGCGTTGGAAGTGCTGAAGGGCATGGCGGGCTACTTCGAGCGGCGGTCGGATCGCATCTCCGATGCTCACTGGGATCGCATCCTGAACGTGGAGTACGGCGGCATGTCCGAGGTGTTGCACGACCTGTACTCCGTGACGAAAGACCCGAAGCACCTAAAGCTCGCACATCGGTTCGACAAGGCAGCCTTTCTCGGGCCCCTCGCGCTGGAGCATGACAACCTGAGCGGACTGCATGGTAACACGCACATCCCAATCGTCATCGGTGCTGCCAGGCACTACGAGCTCACGGGGGACGAGCGGTATCGCACTGCTGCTACATACTTCTGGAAGCAAGTAGCCGAGGCGAGATCCTACGCGACGGGAGGCAGTACCGAAGGTGAGGCGTGGCCAGAACCATACAAGCTCGCAGGCACATTTGCCCATCACAACCACGAGACGTGCAAGACCTATAACATGTTGCGTCTGACCAGATACCTGTACCGCTGGACCGCCGAGCCGAAGTATGCGGAGTTCTACGAGCGAGCCTTCTTCAACGGAATCCTGGGCACGCAGCAGCCTGGTACGGGACAGCTCATGTACTACGTGCCGATGGCCACCGGATACAGGCGGCTCTTCGGCACGGCGGACAGCGCGTTCTGGTGCTGTTACGGCACGGGTGTGGAGAACTGGGCCAAGACCGCAGAGGGCATCTACTACTACGATAACGATGGTATCACGGTGAGCCTGTTCATACCCTCCGTCGTCGAGTGGAGGCAGAAAGGTGTTCGCCTGGAGCAACACACTGTCTTCCCAGACGAGCCGAGCACGAAGCTGACCATCCATTGCGAGAGACCCACCGAGTTCACGGTGCGGATACGCGTGCCGCTCTGGTGTACGCATGGATATGTGGTCAAGGTGAACGGCGATTCGGTAGGAGCGGATGCCATCTCCGAGGGGTACGCAAATCTGCGACGGGTGTGGTCGGACGGTGATACGATCGAAGCGGTGATGCCGATGACCCTTCGCACGATGCCGCTTCCCGACGATGCCAATATGGTAGCAGTCTTGTACGGTCCCATCGTGCTAGCGGGGGTGCTGAAGGAGACGTTGCCCGAGAAACCCTCGCAGAACAGCGGCAACATGCACGGCTTTGCCCCACCTGTGTCGTTCGACGGATACTTCCTGGCAGACCCCACCAAGCCTTCTGAGTGGCTTCGGCCTGCCCAGGGCGCGCCATTGGAGTACGAGACGGTGGGACAAGAACATAGCATCCGTTTCCGGCCATTCTACAAGGTGGTCGAGGAGCCCTACGGCATCTATTGGCGAGTGGTACAGAAGGGTAGCCCTCAGTACCAGGAGATACTGGATCGCGAGGCCGAGTCGAAGGCGCTCGATGCGCGAGTAGTAGACGAGGTGTTGATAGGCAACGACGAGTCCGAGCGTGCACACGGCCTGCAAGGAGAGCGAACTGCTAGTGGCACCTATCATGGCAAGGTGTGGCGTCATACCGATTCGTGGTTCTCGTACTCGCTGCAGACAAAGGGCCGCACGGACCTCGTTTTGCTCTGCACGTACTGGGGTGGAGAGGGAGGCAACCGGCGCTTCGACATCCTAGTGGAAGACAAGGTGATAGCGAGTCCTTCGCTCGGCCGTCAGGCTCCCGGGAAGTTCTACGACGTGGAGTACCCCATTCCGCCCGAGCTCCTGCAGGGTCGTGACAAGGTGACAATCAAGTTTCAGGCCAAACCCGACAACACCGCCGGCGGCATCTTCCGCTGCGCACTTCTACGTCCTAAGGACTGA
- a CDS encoding discoidin domain-containing protein, translated as MIYRFFGVLAATAAFGAALSSIDLGVRCISRSPLYWRYNVQYDGQGLPYLAPTHGGQDPNLDQHWPNPGETVTFTAHVRNHGDQAVSGFEYRWLIDGQAQGSLQTYSGVVSPGQTVTVSLQWTWPTNLDDHTVTIVVDPNLLIADVYRQNNTYTDHANALSYSIWVEQGLYERFALKVNGFGTKGFDDWIRWQFDALRDMFARSVYPGVAPNGVLERVRIEEINVMPFDPNNLNNWQSIMAADPHIYLNDGRWQFVSAAGTLAQKQTEWQQYVDTFATTIDWGLIHELMHQLGVIDEYRLNLDRTSNLVTWADGSLVNTQHYFHRGGLMGGGYVLPGYDGTYLDSRSAGFLNRNLHYRRGFYGEYLWDIPDMNYGVVYDVNGAPMAGVQVSAYQKSSTNERISNTPVFTVTTDSSGRFLMPNRSTTSRTTATGHTLKNNPFARVHVVGINSTMLLKFSKNGQEDVRWFETYQPNIAYWSGNTASAEYPFYTRLIPTFGRARIGTVNVALNKPATASSNSSQAYYGNDGDKADPARSWAPSPPSAGQWWKVDLEQPRWIARVKVFPWATNWHDWYSAFHLEASMTGAFVGEQKVIPLEEYWDETRGMADYEVQRLSGMVDQVWYTFAPVRGRYFRIVSDVYQNWVRLQEAEFYEMTAYPEGDLNGDGIVDMLDLNAVLLAFGASGAGHPADANGDGVVDLNDLQIVLLQFSMGT; from the coding sequence ATGATCTATCGGTTTTTCGGAGTCCTCGCCGCCACTGCCGCATTCGGCGCTGCCTTGTCGAGCATAGACCTCGGCGTTCGGTGCATCAGCCGCAGCCCGCTCTATTGGCGCTACAACGTGCAGTACGACGGACAGGGGCTGCCGTATCTCGCACCGACCCACGGCGGACAAGACCCCAATCTCGATCAGCACTGGCCTAACCCTGGTGAGACTGTCACGTTCACTGCTCACGTGCGCAATCACGGCGATCAAGCCGTCAGCGGGTTCGAGTACCGATGGCTGATCGACGGGCAAGCCCAGGGGTCACTGCAGACGTATTCGGGAGTGGTGAGTCCGGGACAGACGGTCACGGTTAGTCTGCAGTGGACATGGCCCACGAACCTGGACGACCACACCGTGACCATCGTAGTAGACCCAAACCTCCTCATCGCCGACGTCTACCGGCAGAACAACACGTATACCGATCACGCCAATGCGCTGAGCTACAGCATTTGGGTGGAACAGGGGCTGTACGAGCGCTTCGCGCTCAAAGTCAACGGCTTCGGCACGAAGGGATTCGACGACTGGATACGCTGGCAGTTCGACGCGCTGCGTGACATGTTCGCGCGGTCGGTGTACCCCGGCGTCGCCCCGAATGGTGTGCTGGAGCGTGTTCGCATCGAAGAGATCAATGTGATGCCCTTCGATCCTAACAACCTGAACAACTGGCAGTCCATCATGGCAGCGGACCCGCACATCTACCTGAACGACGGACGCTGGCAGTTCGTGTCCGCGGCGGGCACCCTGGCCCAGAAGCAGACGGAGTGGCAACAGTACGTAGACACCTTCGCGACGACGATCGACTGGGGCCTGATCCACGAACTGATGCACCAGCTCGGGGTGATCGACGAGTATCGCCTGAACTTGGATCGAACGTCCAACCTGGTGACATGGGCGGACGGCAGCTTGGTCAACACACAGCACTACTTCCATCGCGGAGGATTGATGGGAGGAGGCTACGTGCTGCCGGGCTATGATGGGACCTATCTCGACTCTCGGTCGGCGGGATTCCTGAACCGGAACCTGCACTATCGGCGTGGGTTCTACGGCGAGTACCTCTGGGACATCCCAGATATGAACTACGGAGTGGTGTACGACGTGAATGGCGCACCGATGGCAGGCGTGCAGGTATCTGCATACCAGAAGAGCTCCACGAACGAGCGAATCAGCAACACGCCGGTGTTCACGGTCACGACCGATTCGAGCGGCAGGTTTCTCATGCCGAATCGCTCTACGACGAGCCGCACGACCGCTACGGGACACACGCTAAAGAACAATCCGTTCGCCCGCGTTCATGTAGTGGGTATCAACAGCACGATGCTCCTCAAGTTCTCCAAGAACGGGCAAGAGGACGTGCGGTGGTTCGAGACGTATCAGCCGAACATCGCCTATTGGTCTGGCAACACGGCGAGTGCGGAGTACCCCTTCTACACTCGACTCATCCCCACGTTCGGCCGCGCGCGCATCGGTACGGTCAATGTCGCGCTGAACAAGCCTGCCACTGCAAGCAGCAACTCCTCGCAGGCATATTACGGCAACGATGGAGACAAGGCAGACCCCGCTCGCTCGTGGGCGCCGTCGCCCCCATCGGCGGGCCAATGGTGGAAGGTAGACCTAGAACAACCACGCTGGATCGCACGCGTAAAGGTGTTCCCTTGGGCTACCAACTGGCATGACTGGTACTCGGCATTCCATCTGGAAGCATCCATGACCGGCGCGTTTGTGGGTGAGCAGAAGGTGATCCCGCTGGAGGAGTATTGGGACGAGACGCGCGGCATGGCCGACTACGAGGTGCAACGGCTGAGCGGCATGGTGGATCAGGTATGGTACACGTTCGCGCCGGTGCGAGGCAGGTACTTTCGGATCGTGAGTGACGTCTACCAGAACTGGGTCCGATTGCAGGAAGCCGAGTTCTATGAGATGACGGCCTACCCCGAAGGCGACCTGAACGGGGACGGCATCGTGGATATGCTGGATCTCAATGCCGTGCTGTTAGCGTTCGGGGCTAGCGGCGCTGGACACCCGGCGGACGCCAACGGCGACGGCGTCGTGGATCTGAACGACCTTCAGATAGTGCTGCTGCAGTTCTCGATGGGCACGTGA
- a CDS encoding DUF2961 domain-containing protein — protein sequence MATGILALCALLTLIADDGRSRAPIGLDALADIGHLSLLRDFRCLQHSSYDRTGGNDDGFSGRYTHLRRAENGDYVIFDAEGPGCIYRIWSAMPPEGKVKFYFDDSTTPAIECDFRAMFEGKVPPFAPPITGKSSGGWYSYLPMQFAKRCVIATEQQTGFLAIAYHKYDPGTPVTTFSPSKPDGKTATLAEVQAKLSDLAAVERGVASPDLKRIKLPSGRITQLADLRGPATLRVLRMKVYSDQEDALRRVVVRIYWDGAATPAVEAPLGDLVGTGYGDVRPGWNPGSHITPMRYASVPFGMTDEYCYIRFPMPFRRSARITVESGLGEDVELGWQAVVERGQVMSDQAYFHAQWKEHYTVEGQHVPLLETSGRGHYVGTVLSMQSPWWLTYLEGDEKFYVDGEVRPSIHGTGTEDYFNCGWYYNQGPVVKPYHGITVIGDPQARTSQYRMHIPDLVPFQRSLKVEIEHGESNNKPDTYYAIVAYWYQDTPEHERTYRLPSATALRFPGTVLTDYENLTNFNQLAASLDVEAGLQAGGGDARFVPLQQLAEGYHGPERFLLTSRVPGGYLRWDIGTEIEDRYIIEIMAMRRPDFGVVELYVDGVGTGQTFDLYGERFFHDMHLRSEPVSLQPGPHVLELRVVGQNEKSSGCGMGLGAYRVQSAGTFPKQWNLIGGFPTGPDFGYSTDFGPESKVDLTATHQAGDQRIGWRIQDANGPLWLHEIVKPNSRSVAYLHTYVISPDERDATALLSVDDAGKLWVNGEMVWAVPGVNHMLPDKYAVPIRLKKGTNEVLIKAGQGDGAWGVAFRIADPKGDLLYTPTRP from the coding sequence ATGGCGACCGGCATTCTGGCTCTGTGCGCGCTCCTGACGCTCATCGCGGACGATGGCCGATCGAGAGCCCCCATCGGCCTCGACGCGCTTGCGGATATCGGGCATCTCTCGCTCCTGCGGGATTTTCGGTGTCTCCAACACTCCAGCTACGACCGCACCGGCGGCAACGATGATGGCTTCTCGGGTCGGTACACGCACCTGCGCCGCGCCGAGAATGGTGACTACGTGATCTTCGACGCCGAGGGGCCGGGATGCATCTATCGCATTTGGAGTGCCATGCCGCCCGAGGGCAAAGTGAAGTTCTACTTCGACGACTCCACTACGCCCGCCATCGAGTGCGACTTCCGTGCGATGTTCGAAGGCAAGGTACCGCCTTTCGCACCACCCATTACAGGCAAGTCGAGCGGAGGGTGGTACAGCTACCTACCCATGCAGTTCGCGAAACGATGCGTGATTGCTACCGAGCAGCAGACGGGGTTCCTCGCAATCGCCTACCATAAGTACGATCCAGGCACGCCAGTCACCACTTTCTCCCCCAGCAAGCCCGACGGCAAGACTGCTACCCTCGCCGAGGTGCAGGCGAAGCTGTCCGACCTAGCAGCAGTCGAGCGAGGGGTGGCGTCACCGGACCTGAAGCGCATCAAGCTGCCGTCCGGTAGAATCACTCAGTTGGCCGACCTGCGCGGACCGGCTACGTTGCGTGTGCTCCGAATGAAGGTGTACAGCGATCAGGAGGACGCCTTGCGCAGGGTGGTAGTTCGCATTTATTGGGACGGCGCTGCGACCCCTGCCGTCGAAGCCCCTCTCGGCGATCTGGTAGGTACGGGCTATGGGGACGTGCGACCGGGCTGGAATCCTGGCTCTCACATAACGCCGATGCGCTATGCCAGCGTGCCGTTCGGCATGACCGACGAATACTGCTACATCCGCTTCCCTATGCCCTTCCGCCGAAGCGCGCGCATCACGGTGGAGAGCGGCCTCGGCGAGGACGTCGAACTCGGGTGGCAAGCCGTGGTGGAGCGTGGGCAGGTGATGTCCGACCAAGCCTACTTCCATGCGCAGTGGAAGGAGCACTACACGGTGGAAGGACAACACGTACCGCTGTTAGAGACTTCCGGACGCGGTCACTACGTTGGAACGGTGCTAAGCATGCAAAGCCCCTGGTGGCTCACCTACCTCGAGGGTGACGAGAAGTTCTACGTGGACGGCGAGGTGCGACCCAGCATCCACGGAACGGGAACCGAGGACTACTTCAACTGCGGATGGTACTACAACCAGGGCCCGGTAGTGAAACCCTATCACGGCATCACCGTCATCGGTGACCCACAGGCGCGCACGAGCCAGTACAGGATGCATATACCGGACCTGGTGCCGTTCCAGCGCAGCCTGAAGGTAGAGATCGAGCACGGCGAGTCGAACAACAAGCCGGACACCTACTATGCGATCGTCGCCTACTGGTACCAAGATACACCGGAACACGAGCGCACCTACCGCCTGCCGTCGGCCACGGCACTCCGCTTCCCCGGGACCGTACTCACCGACTACGAGAACCTGACCAACTTCAACCAGCTCGCAGCATCGTTGGACGTCGAGGCCGGGCTGCAGGCAGGGGGTGGGGATGCGCGCTTCGTGCCCCTGCAGCAGCTTGCGGAAGGCTACCACGGGCCCGAGAGATTCCTACTCACCTCTCGCGTGCCGGGGGGATACCTCCGCTGGGACATCGGCACGGAGATCGAGGACCGATACATCATCGAGATCATGGCGATGCGCAGACCGGACTTCGGAGTAGTAGAGCTATACGTGGACGGTGTGGGCACGGGGCAGACATTCGACCTCTACGGGGAGCGCTTCTTCCACGATATGCACCTACGTTCGGAGCCGGTCAGTCTGCAACCGGGACCTCACGTGCTGGAGCTGCGAGTGGTGGGTCAGAACGAGAAGAGCAGTGGTTGTGGGATGGGCTTAGGTGCCTACCGGGTTCAGAGCGCCGGTACCTTCCCCAAGCAGTGGAACCTGATAGGTGGCTTTCCGACCGGACCGGACTTCGGCTACAGCACGGACTTCGGTCCGGAGTCGAAGGTAGATCTGACTGCTACCCACCAGGCCGGTGATCAGCGAATCGGCTGGCGCATCCAGGATGCGAATGGGCCCTTGTGGCTCCACGAGATCGTGAAGCCGAATTCGCGCAGTGTGGCCTACTTGCACACTTACGTCATCAGTCCGGACGAGCGGGATGCCACGGCCTTGCTTAGTGTGGACGACGCGGGCAAGTTGTGGGTCAACGGCGAGATGGTCTGGGCCGTGCCGGGAGTGAATCACATGCTGCCGGACAAGTACGCCGTGCCCATTCGGCTAAAGAAA
- a CDS encoding lysophospholipid acyltransferase family protein: MSTVWAAARPRILGTLVWAVARPVGLTLRYRVEGLERLRAVESDGGSVLVTWHGRTFVPANYFAKRGWWAIISLSRDGEIQNRIFNLFGFRTVRGSTGRGGVRAALEAAKRVREGGHLALTPDGPRGPSHVFGEGSLFIAQRSGRPLIPVGISAYPRKLLPTWDRYLVPLPFARAAIVIGEPLMVPQDLSPEETESLCERLGGEISRLEARAEELVRG; the protein is encoded by the coding sequence ATGAGCACCGTGTGGGCTGCAGCCCGTCCGCGCATTCTCGGCACCCTCGTGTGGGCGGTGGCGCGGCCAGTGGGCCTCACCCTGCGCTATAGAGTGGAAGGACTGGAAAGGCTCCGTGCCGTTGAGAGCGATGGGGGCAGCGTGTTGGTCACGTGGCACGGGCGCACCTTCGTCCCAGCAAACTACTTTGCCAAACGTGGCTGGTGGGCCATCATCTCTCTCTCTCGCGACGGCGAGATTCAGAACCGCATCTTCAACCTCTTCGGCTTCCGCACCGTGCGCGGTTCCACCGGGCGCGGGGGCGTGCGGGCAGCCCTGGAGGCCGCCAAGAGGGTACGCGAGGGCGGACATCTCGCACTCACGCCGGACGGTCCGCGTGGTCCCTCGCACGTATTCGGCGAAGGCAGCCTGTTCATTGCACAACGATCCGGCAGGCCCCTCATTCCCGTCGGCATCAGCGCCTACCCGCGAAAGCTTCTGCCCACGTGGGACCGCTATCTCGTTCCGCTCCCCTTCGCCCGCGCAGCCATCGTCATCGGCGAGCCGCTTATGGTGCCCCAAGACCTGAGCCCCGAAGAGACGGAATCCCTTTGTGAGCGCTTGGGAGGGGAGATCAGCAGGCTCGAGGCCCGGGCCGAAGAACTGGTGAGAGGATAG